Genomic DNA from Kluyveromyces lactis strain NRRL Y-1140 chromosome C complete sequence:
TTACCTCTAGTAGAAATTTGATTCTATTTTCAAAAGGGCCACCATACCTATCATTCCTCTTATTCGCTGTGGCTGTGTAAAATTGACAAGGTAAATATCCATAACCAGCatgaatttcaacaaaatcgTACCCTGCTTTCTCGACAGCGAGCTTGGCACTAATACCGTATTGTTTTATAGTTTTCTCAATTTGAGCAAGCGTCAGTTCATTTGGAATTACACCAGAATCATCGAAGGGTACTGTAGAGGGAGCCACTAATTTATCAAGCCATCCACCTTCCTCATTTGGGACGTAAACGCCTAGTTCGCCATTTAGAGGAGATGCCAGACTTGCTTTACGGCCAGCATGACCCAATTGGACACCAATTTTAATATTATGAACATGAGCCCAATCTAcaatattttctttatgAGTGATGGCTTGTTCATCAGTGAAAAGGCCTAAATCATTAGGTGAAGAAGCTCcaatttgatcaattgcGGATGATTCAACGATGACTAACCCGGGCCCGCTACTACTTATGGAACCATAATGCACTAGATGATATTTATTTGCTTCAAAATTTTCGGATGAGTAAGTACACATTGGAGAAGTACCCACCCTATTTGAAATGGTCATGCCTCTTATAGTCAAAGGCTGAAATAGAAGGGGAGCATCTCTTTCGATGCCATCGAAATACCGAAGGAATTTCCCTACTTCGGGTTGCTTGGGCGTCCAAAATGCAACTTGGTCAGATTTTTCTAGCTTTACTGGCATTACCATGTAATTATTAGAAATTGTATTTTCACCAGGGTGAAAGTGCTCTTTAAAAGTGATCTTAAATAAGTTCTTCCATTCGAATATCTGCCCTTTATGCGAAGTCTCTTTAAATACCCTGTTGATATTCTGAAATcaaccttttttttttcggCCCAATACTCATCCGCCCCATACCCATTTGAAAACTAGAGATATCATCACGATAGTAAATGGTGTGAGTCTTTGCCGTACTCAGTTTAGGTGAATAGACAGACAGTGACTCTATTGGCGCAGTAGTAACTAACTTTTGATGAAGTATTAAGAGAACAGTGACAAAGTGATGTTAATAGAGGCTCTATGGATTGTCCTGTTATTTGGAGTGTCACAATGCAAAGACTTgaaatttgatatttcaagaCATGAAGACGGTCGAACCATCAGACTTAATGAGAACGATGATTTGATAAAGCCTCCATTGAGATTGAGGAACGGAGAGCAATTGAATCTACAGATAGAGAATCATTTAGACCAACCAACTGCTATACATTTCCATGGGCTTTTATTGGAGAATTTCGTTGGTGAAGAGTTAGCTACTGGTAAACAGCCGGCAGTGCTTGGAGATGGTGTTCCAGGTATCAGTCAATATGAGGTTGGTGTCAACCGATCCTACTGGCAGAATATCACAGTCTCTAAAACTACATGTGGTACTTTTTGGTACCATTCACATTATGCAGTACAGTACGGTGAAGGTTTAAGAGGTCCCGTCATTGTTGATTGTGACCAATTTGATAACCACGAGCGCGACGTGGCAAAGGAATTTGGGTTAGGTGCACATGTTCAGGAACAGATCATTACTTTGAGTGATTGGTATAAATACCCCCATGATTTTATCATGGATGCATTCTTGCAGCCAAACAAGGGCGCTGACCCTCATGTGGATGGATCACTGTTCAATGGGAAACAAGATGAGAATCAGGTGATACAGGTAGACCCTGACACCGAATATTTGAGGTTACGTATTTTAAACATGGCAAACAGTAACACACAGGTTTTCCACATAGCTAACCACAAGATGATTGTCATCGAGACTGATGGCATTTTGGTAAAGCCTGTGGAGCTGTCCACATTAACACTGGCGACGGGCCAACGTTACACTGTTTTAGTAAAACGAGACGAAAACAACCAAAATGCAAGAATTATCCATGGATGTAACAAAATGATGGGTTACATCACTAAAAGCCATGTATTGCAATACTATCCATCTTTTTCCACGGCtgtatcatcatcatctgttTCCATCAGCAGATTACCTGATTTTACTTCAATCGAATTGTACAAGAAGTATGAGCCCATCGACTGGATGTTGCTACCAGA
This window encodes:
- a CDS encoding NADH:flavin oxidoreductase/NADH oxidase (weakly similar to uniprot|P41816 Saccharomyces cerevisiae YPL171C OYE3 Widely conserved NADPH oxidoreductase containing flavin mononucleotide (FMN)); amino-acid sequence: MVMPVKLEKSDQVAFWTPKQPEVGKFLRYFDGIERDAPLLFQPLTIRGMTISNRVGTSPMCTYSSENFEANKYHLVHYGSISSSGPGLVIVESSAIDQIGASSPNDLGLFTDEQAITHKENIVDWAHVHNIKIGVQLGHAGRKASLASPLNGELGVYVPNEEGGWLDKLVAPSTVPFDDSGVIPNELTLAQIEKTIKQYGISAKLAVEKAGYDFVEIHAGYGYLPCQFYTATANKRNDRYGGPFENRIKFLLEVIDEVRSSIPDSMPIFLRLCADENVEDPDGWKLNDTIRLLPFLVQHGVDVIDVCSGGLNSKEYGWDHPNFLPPREIAKRIKEAAHSKILVASTGGLQDGTTANSLLESNTVDILLIGRVYLKNSGIIWQLADDLGVQLEQAKQKAWIFDSEGHLKK
- the GMC1 gene encoding putative oxidoreductase (similar to uniprot|Q04399 Saccharomyces cerevisiae YDR506C Hypothetical ORF), which translates into the protein MLIEALWIVLLFGVSQCKDLKFDISRHEDGRTIRLNENDDLIKPPLRLRNGEQLNLQIENHLDQPTAIHFHGLLLENFVGEELATGKQPAVLGDGVPGISQYEVGVNRSYWQNITVSKTTCGTFWYHSHYAVQYGEGLRGPVIVDCDQFDNHERDVAKEFGLGAHVQEQIITLSDWYKYPHDFIMDAFLQPNKGADPHVDGSLFNGKQDENQVIQVDPDTEYLRLRILNMANSNTQVFHIANHKMIVIETDGILVKPVELSTLTLATGQRYTVLVKRDENNQNARIIHGCNKMMGYITKSHVLQYYPSFSTAVSSSSVSISRLPDFTSIELYKKYEPIDWMLLPDPESNDQKFSLDYEQSTSAATKQKYHTSMFFVNGDTMGEFMNPASAVPLLISMENATKKPINVGFGGTVDIAINSIDHMRHPWHLHGHHFQVISIGESGDGPLHWDNPSSRAYAKYSEDLTYWKSSGRVPMTRDTINIAGSSFAVIRFQADSPGLWLLHCHVDWHMVKGLGVVIQEGLETLPLDSLVIREPTNIVTPKPKLNPDIELLHEESISSTPTPPPTPLPTVQADADHAINTQPETSKLKVIGIYCAVVVFLDIMLYKYMLSR